A stretch of the Thiocystis violascens DSM 198 genome encodes the following:
- a CDS encoding HlyD family secretion protein, which translates to MQRIRPKIRVDQLRSEARPVKRGAVGRYVYLALLLFFVFYLIDIVTEGLFFLEGEGMIVRDAQVIAAERVATVTELSVKLGDEVTEGQRLARLRSQDALETLVRLTADLTQAEFSLTEMRIRSKALNGLIDEARIRVSWNENARRELSRADKEGLLIRHQGAQMVDDTYQSISELRQLEIERDTIAAELPSLETRVMSARQVLDALTGVYNDGYVHAPAKGTVGALEVELGSVVKVGDQVLRIHEGSAYVLAYLPTGSFHRVREGESVTLRDGIWVATGRVERILPLATVLPPEFKRAFEAVRTQQIVRIALSGATEPPPLFTKVEISWEHSPWGWVARALERLRMHLDPDRATMEVLPSTG; encoded by the coding sequence ATGCAACGAATCCGTCCCAAGATTCGTGTCGATCAGCTACGGAGCGAAGCACGCCCAGTCAAACGGGGGGCTGTCGGTCGTTATGTCTATCTCGCGCTTCTTCTATTTTTTGTGTTTTATCTGATCGATATTGTCACCGAAGGGCTGTTCTTTCTGGAAGGAGAGGGGATGATCGTTCGCGATGCCCAGGTTATCGCCGCCGAGCGTGTCGCGACCGTCACCGAATTGTCTGTCAAGCTTGGCGACGAGGTGACCGAGGGACAAAGGCTCGCGCGCCTGCGCTCCCAGGATGCCCTGGAAACCCTGGTCAGACTCACGGCCGATTTGACGCAGGCGGAATTCTCGCTAACCGAGATGCGTATCCGTAGCAAGGCACTGAATGGACTGATCGACGAGGCGCGGATTCGGGTCTCCTGGAATGAAAATGCACGACGCGAGCTGAGCCGGGCGGATAAAGAGGGCCTGCTGATTCGGCATCAGGGGGCGCAGATGGTTGACGACACCTACCAAAGCATCTCGGAGCTTCGTCAATTGGAGATCGAACGCGACACCATCGCTGCCGAGTTGCCGAGTCTTGAAACCCGGGTGATGTCGGCCAGACAGGTGCTGGATGCGCTCACCGGAGTCTATAATGACGGTTATGTGCACGCGCCGGCGAAAGGGACCGTGGGGGCGCTGGAGGTGGAGTTGGGAAGCGTGGTCAAGGTCGGCGATCAAGTTTTGCGCATCCATGAGGGATCCGCCTATGTGCTGGCGTATCTGCCGACGGGTAGCTTTCATCGGGTCCGCGAAGGCGAGTCTGTCACGCTGCGGGATGGGATCTGGGTTGCGACGGGCCGGGTGGAGCGCATTCTGCCGCTGGCGACCGTCCTCCCGCCAGAGTTCAAGCGCGCCTTCGAGGCGGTGCGGACGCAGCAGATCGTTCGCATCGCACTGTCCGGCGCGACGGAGCCCCCTCCGCTCTTCACCAAGGTCGAGATTAGTTGGGAACACTCCCCCTGGGGTTGGGTTGCCCGCGCCTTGGAGCGTCTCAGGATGCACCTTGACCCCGACCGAGCAACCATGGAGGTATTGCCATCGACGGGATAG
- the ccmD gene encoding heme exporter protein CcmD: MTEFFSQGGYAFFVWGAYGMVALLLLAEILQLRAERRSMLSRLGRLMRMRGS; this comes from the coding sequence ATGACCGAGTTTTTCTCGCAAGGCGGCTATGCCTTTTTCGTCTGGGGCGCCTACGGCATGGTCGCGCTCCTGCTGCTGGCCGAAATCCTGCAACTTCGCGCGGAGCGGCGAAGCATGCTGTCTCGTTTGGGTCGATTGATGCGGATGCGTGGATCATGA
- a CDS encoding DUF4160 domain-containing protein, with product MADRGDRDKMPTVMKIGRFRFHFYSDEGAEPPHIHVRCSDGECKFWLSPVTLARNRGIPPHDLREIERLIFEQRQSFVDQYHEYHQ from the coding sequence ATGGCTGACCGTGGAGACAGAGATAAAATGCCGACGGTGATGAAAATTGGTCGATTTCGTTTTCATTTTTATTCAGATGAAGGTGCTGAGCCACCGCACATTCATGTGCGCTGCTCCGATGGCGAGTGCAAGTTCTGGCTCTCACCTGTTACTTTAGCGCGTAATCGTGGGATACCCCCTCATGATTTACGAGAGATTGAGAGACTTATATTTGAACAGAGACAATCCTTTGTTGATCAATACCATGAATACCATCAGTGA
- the ppdK gene encoding pyruvate, phosphate dikinase has protein sequence MNTTTKHVFAFEDGDGKNKHLLGGKGANLCEMTQIGLNVPPGFVISTAACLDYLATPDHTLPAGIMDDVHTQMRALEQKTGKGFGDSENPLLVSVRSGSAMSMPGMMDTILNLGLNEQTLQGVIRATGDARFGYDAYRRFIQLFGKVALGVHDEAFDKEFAAIKEAAHAKQDVDLSATDLKETAERFLKVVQNATGRPFPSDPYEQLEIAIKAVFNSWGGKRAVDYRKQFHITPEMANGTAVNVVTMVFGNRGDDSATGVAFTRNPASGENKLYGEYLVNAQGEDVVAGIRTPKPIDRLKVEMPEMAKQLDELRDKLESHYHEVQDFEFTIEQGQLYCLQTRNGKMNTVAMVRTSIEMEQEGLINKQQALLRIAPDSLEQMLFPRLDPTVKADAVAQGLPASPGAASGIAVFDADRAEQLGHEQGLKVILVREETKPEDIHGFFAAEGILTSRGGKTSHAAVVARGMGKPCVAGAEGISVDVDRREARVGLTSFKEGDVITLDGTTGKVYLGAIPTVEPDFTPELNTLLGWADAVARLKVLANADTPDDARRARSYGAVGIGLARTERMFNDVERLPIVIEMIVAETPEKRQEALDRLLPLQRKDFRELFEVMSPNPVTIRLLDPPIHEFLPDEHVLERELSELRVLAQNARGVTVLAGAMGLLHASDALRHEVDTARRHIDPAVVEEVIAKKEAMLRKVRALYETNPMLGHRGVRLGITFPEIYQMQVRAILEAAAECAKAGIQVKPQIKVPQVCTAAELRKVKTFVDTIHAEVAERYGKPVSFKFGTMIEVVRACLRAESLAEEAEFFSFGTNDLTQATFSFSREDAENKFLPLYNQSGILQDNPFDVLDVKGVGKLMKLAVDWGRSVKPDLHVGICGEHGGHPASIAFCHEAGLDYVSCSGPRVPVARLAAAHAALLAD, from the coding sequence ATGAATACCACCACGAAACACGTTTTCGCCTTCGAGGACGGTGACGGCAAAAACAAACATCTGCTCGGCGGCAAGGGCGCCAATCTGTGCGAAATGACGCAGATCGGGCTGAATGTACCGCCGGGTTTCGTGATTTCGACCGCCGCCTGTCTGGACTATCTGGCCACGCCCGATCACACCTTGCCCGCCGGAATCATGGACGACGTGCACACGCAGATGCGCGCGCTGGAGCAGAAGACCGGCAAGGGGTTCGGCGATTCCGAGAACCCGTTGCTGGTTTCGGTGCGGTCGGGCTCGGCCATGTCCATGCCGGGCATGATGGACACCATTCTCAACCTGGGCCTGAACGAACAGACCCTGCAGGGCGTGATCCGCGCCACCGGCGACGCCCGCTTTGGCTACGACGCCTATCGACGCTTCATCCAGCTCTTCGGCAAGGTGGCCTTGGGCGTCCATGACGAGGCGTTCGACAAGGAATTCGCGGCGATCAAGGAGGCTGCGCATGCCAAGCAGGACGTGGATCTGTCCGCGACCGACCTCAAGGAGACCGCCGAACGCTTTCTGAAGGTGGTGCAGAACGCGACCGGCCGTCCCTTCCCGTCCGATCCCTACGAACAACTGGAGATCGCGATCAAGGCGGTCTTCAATAGCTGGGGTGGCAAGCGCGCGGTCGACTACCGCAAGCAGTTCCATATCACCCCGGAGATGGCCAACGGCACCGCGGTCAACGTGGTCACCATGGTGTTCGGCAACCGCGGCGACGACTCGGCCACCGGCGTGGCCTTCACCCGCAATCCGGCCTCCGGCGAGAACAAGCTCTACGGCGAGTATCTGGTCAATGCCCAGGGCGAGGACGTGGTCGCCGGTATTCGCACCCCCAAACCGATCGATCGGCTCAAGGTGGAGATGCCGGAGATGGCCAAGCAACTCGACGAGTTGCGCGACAAGCTGGAATCCCATTATCACGAGGTCCAGGATTTCGAGTTCACCATCGAGCAGGGTCAGCTCTATTGTCTCCAGACCCGCAACGGCAAGATGAACACGGTCGCCATGGTGCGGACTTCGATCGAGATGGAGCAGGAGGGTCTGATCAACAAGCAACAGGCGTTGCTGCGCATCGCGCCCGATTCGCTGGAACAGATGCTGTTTCCTCGCCTGGATCCTACCGTCAAGGCCGACGCGGTCGCGCAGGGCCTGCCGGCCTCGCCGGGCGCGGCCTCGGGCATCGCGGTTTTCGATGCCGACCGTGCCGAGCAACTCGGTCATGAGCAGGGGCTAAAGGTCATCCTGGTACGCGAAGAAACCAAACCCGAGGACATCCACGGCTTTTTCGCCGCCGAGGGCATTCTGACCTCGCGTGGCGGCAAGACCTCGCACGCTGCCGTGGTCGCGCGCGGCATGGGCAAACCCTGTGTGGCGGGCGCCGAGGGAATCAGCGTGGATGTCGACCGGCGCGAGGCGCGGGTCGGGCTCACCAGCTTCAAGGAGGGCGATGTCATCACGCTCGACGGCACCACCGGCAAGGTCTATCTGGGTGCCATCCCAACCGTGGAGCCGGACTTTACGCCGGAACTCAACACCCTGCTGGGCTGGGCGGACGCGGTGGCGCGGCTCAAGGTTCTGGCGAATGCCGACACCCCGGACGATGCCCGTCGGGCGCGTAGCTATGGCGCGGTCGGCATCGGTCTGGCGCGCACCGAACGCATGTTCAACGACGTGGAACGCCTGCCGATCGTGATCGAGATGATCGTCGCCGAGACGCCCGAAAAGCGTCAGGAGGCGCTCGATCGACTGCTGCCGCTCCAGCGCAAGGACTTCCGCGAGCTGTTCGAGGTGATGTCGCCGAATCCGGTCACCATCCGTCTGCTCGATCCGCCGATCCACGAGTTCCTGCCCGACGAGCATGTGCTGGAACGCGAGCTGTCGGAACTGCGGGTTCTCGCGCAGAACGCACGCGGCGTGACCGTCCTGGCCGGCGCCATGGGTCTGCTGCATGCCTCCGACGCCCTGCGTCACGAGGTCGACACCGCGCGCCGCCACATCGATCCGGCCGTGGTGGAAGAGGTCATCGCCAAGAAGGAAGCGATGCTGCGCAAGGTGCGGGCGCTCTACGAGACCAACCCCATGCTCGGTCATCGCGGCGTGCGGCTTGGCATCACCTTCCCCGAGATCTATCAGATGCAGGTGCGGGCGATCCTGGAGGCGGCGGCCGAATGCGCCAAGGCAGGGATCCAGGTCAAGCCCCAGATCAAGGTGCCCCAGGTCTGTACCGCAGCCGAACTGCGCAAGGTCAAGACCTTCGTCGACACCATCCATGCCGAGGTCGCCGAACGCTACGGCAAGCCGGTGAGCTTCAAGTTCGGCACCATGATCGAGGTGGTGCGGGCCTGTCTGCGCGCCGAGTCGCTAGCCGAGGAAGCCGAATTCTTCTCCTTCGGCACCAACGACCTGACCCAGGCGACCTTCTCCTTCTCGCGCGAGGATGCCGAGAACAAGTTCCTGCCGCTCTACAACCAGTCGGGCATCCTGCAGGACAACCCCTTCGATGTCCTGGACGTCAAGGGCGTCGGCAAGCTGATGAAACTGGCGGTGGACTGGGGGCGTTCGGTCAAGCCCGACCTGCATGTCGGCATCTGCGGCGAACACGGCGGCCATCCCGCCTCCATCGCCTTCTGTCACGAGGCCGGTCTGGATTATGTGAGCTGTTCGGGTCCGCGGGTGCCGGTGGCGCGTCTGGCGGCGGCGCATGCTGCGCTGCTGGCGGATTAA
- the ccsA gene encoding cytochrome c biogenesis protein CcsA, translating to MTLNWFKFSSPASFYPLAGRLIPVFWGLTVILLIVGLYWGFFETADRLGGGNPQKEYYRIIFIHVPSAWMSMWLYVVMVGWAAIGLAFNTRLSFMMANAIAPTGAIFTFLALWTGAFWGRPSWGTYWDWDPRLTSELVLFFMYIGYMALHSAIDDVRRADRASALLALVGLVMVPVIFWSINCPDPNQCAALHQRSGLGRMDGNILFAMLTMTLAFWMYSFATTFMRLRGIILTREAESAWVRELLTDGDRK from the coding sequence ATGACCCTCAACTGGTTCAAATTTTCATCCCCCGCCTCCTTCTATCCGCTCGCCGGACGACTCATTCCGGTGTTTTGGGGCCTGACGGTCATTCTGCTCATCGTTGGCCTCTATTGGGGCTTCTTCGAGACGGCCGACCGGCTTGGCGGCGGCAACCCGCAGAAGGAGTATTACCGCATCATCTTCATCCACGTCCCCTCGGCCTGGATGTCGATGTGGCTTTATGTCGTCATGGTCGGCTGGGCCGCGATCGGGCTGGCGTTCAACACCCGGCTGTCGTTCATGATGGCCAACGCGATCGCGCCGACCGGGGCCATCTTCACCTTCCTGGCACTCTGGACCGGGGCCTTCTGGGGCCGTCCGAGCTGGGGCACCTATTGGGATTGGGATCCGCGCCTGACCTCCGAACTGGTGCTGTTTTTCATGTATATCGGCTACATGGCGCTGCATTCGGCCATCGACGATGTGCGCCGCGCGGATCGCGCCTCCGCCCTGCTCGCGCTTGTCGGGCTCGTCATGGTGCCGGTCATCTTCTGGTCCATCAACTGTCCGGACCCGAACCAGTGCGCGGCGCTGCATCAGCGTTCCGGCCTGGGCCGCATGGACGGCAACATCCTGTTTGCGATGCTGACCATGACCCTGGCGTTCTGGATGTATTCCTTCGCTACCACCTTCATGCGTCTGCGCGGCATCATCCTGACGCGCGAAGCGGAGAGCGCCTGGGTGCGCGAACTCTTGACCGACGGAGACCGCAAATGA
- the ccmA gene encoding cytochrome c biogenesis heme-transporting ATPase CcmA, whose amino-acid sequence MLEVTKLECRRGDRRLFSNLDFALGAGTLLHVRGRNGSGKTTLLRTLCGLFTPDAGDIRWQGESIRRLGEDYRRDLLYFGHLNGIKGDLTGIENLAVAATLDGDDVDRPAIWEALGRIGLAGFEDLPTRMLSQGQKKRVALARLILTRSRLWVLDEPFTALDVDAVALLQSLISAHVDAGGLAVLTTHQEVPLTSGQVERLDLGN is encoded by the coding sequence ATGCTTGAGGTGACAAAGCTGGAATGCCGGCGCGGCGACCGGCGGCTGTTCTCCAACCTGGATTTTGCCCTCGGCGCAGGCACCCTGCTGCACGTGCGCGGACGCAACGGCAGCGGCAAGACGACCCTTCTGCGTACCCTCTGCGGTCTCTTCACCCCGGATGCCGGCGACATCCGCTGGCAGGGCGAATCCATCCGTCGTCTGGGCGAGGACTACCGGCGGGATCTGCTCTATTTCGGTCATCTGAACGGCATCAAGGGCGATTTGACCGGAATCGAAAACCTGGCCGTCGCCGCCACGCTCGATGGCGACGACGTGGACAGGCCCGCCATCTGGGAAGCGCTCGGACGCATCGGGCTCGCCGGTTTCGAGGATCTGCCCACCCGCATGCTCTCCCAGGGCCAGAAAAAGCGCGTCGCGCTGGCCCGACTCATCCTGACCCGATCCAGGCTCTGGGTGCTGGACGAACCCTTCACCGCGCTGGATGTCGATGCCGTCGCACTGCTCCAGAGCCTGATTTCGGCGCATGTCGACGCGGGCGGACTGGCGGTTCTGACGACGCATCAGGAAGTGCCGCTGACCTCGGGTCAGGTCGAACGTCTGGATCTGGGGAACTGA
- a CDS encoding DUF2442 domain-containing protein: MNTISETEPVAVRAWAEKRMVYLELTDGRIFGFPADRFQILSQASEQQLKEVQIEVNGHALRWDELDEDLTVAGVVAGRFQLPLPRRAA, from the coding sequence ATGAATACCATCAGTGAAACAGAGCCTGTTGCCGTCAGGGCTTGGGCGGAAAAAAGAATGGTCTATCTTGAATTGACGGATGGACGGATTTTCGGCTTTCCCGCTGATCGTTTTCAAATCCTGAGTCAGGCATCTGAACAACAACTGAAAGAAGTTCAAATCGAAGTGAACGGCCATGCATTGAGATGGGACGAGCTTGACGAGGATTTGACCGTTGCCGGAGTCGTCGCTGGAAGATTTCAACTTCCGTTACCCCGACGAGCGGCCTAG
- a CDS encoding cytochrome c-type biogenesis protein: MMPIDSKRLFSSALLAGALAFGTAHAYTLEEFTFDDPAQHDEFRDLIGELRCLVCQNESLAGSQAGVAQDLREEVYRMMREGQSRQEVVDFLVARYGDFVLYEPPIKPSTYILWFGPFLLVGVGGFLLFRTLQRKKAEPEQDLSEAEQARLQQLLAKTGDHQD, translated from the coding sequence ATGATGCCCATTGACAGTAAACGCCTGTTTTCGAGCGCCCTGCTGGCCGGCGCGCTCGCGTTCGGCACGGCGCACGCCTATACGCTGGAAGAATTCACCTTCGACGACCCGGCCCAGCACGACGAGTTTCGGGATCTGATCGGCGAGCTGCGCTGCCTGGTGTGCCAGAACGAATCGCTGGCCGGCTCGCAGGCCGGCGTCGCCCAGGATCTGCGCGAGGAGGTCTATCGGATGATGCGGGAGGGCCAGAGCCGGCAGGAGGTCGTGGACTTCCTGGTGGCTCGCTATGGCGATTTCGTGCTCTACGAACCGCCCATTAAACCCTCGACCTATATCCTCTGGTTCGGCCCCTTCCTCCTGGTCGGCGTCGGCGGCTTTCTGCTGTTTCGGACCCTGCAACGCAAAAAGGCCGAGCCTGAACAGGATCTCAGCGAGGCCGAGCAGGCCCGCCTTCAGCAACTTCTCGCCAAGACTGGCGACCACCAGGATTAG
- a CDS encoding glycosyltransferase family 2 protein codes for MHAAFHRPYPRTPATTPASVLMVGHNETKGLVRSVRSLHEQTHRNLQIVVVDDGSTEPMTELALRLQQQGLVDTVVSAGIRGGKAAALNLGLRYCRHDIIVVADIDTSFDRDAVEHLLRPLVHDPSIGAVGGNIAVRNPRASLLTRFQSLEYFSNISLGRQFTSMFGILAIVSGAFGAYRRRGLETVGGWDVGPGDDSNVTTKIRRAGWRIIFEPQAWALTDVPVTDRALDNQRLRWNRSLIRNRWRKFRSVFNPFQHNFSTADMVAAINLLWFHLVLTFAWVGYITYLVLNHGADALVLLIALHALVIFFDYFEFAVAMLFVPRPGMWRLLAYVPGMTFYVAYYMRINRLRAYLSELVLRRSYTDPFYPSKVRDAQDQF; via the coding sequence GTGCATGCGGCCTTCCATCGTCCCTATCCGCGCACGCCGGCGACCACGCCGGCGAGCGTGCTCATGGTCGGCCACAACGAAACCAAGGGTCTGGTCCGCTCGGTCAGATCTCTCCACGAGCAGACGCACCGCAATCTGCAGATTGTCGTGGTCGATGACGGTTCGACCGAGCCGATGACGGAACTGGCACTGCGTCTGCAGCAGCAGGGTCTGGTGGATACGGTCGTATCGGCGGGGATTCGCGGCGGTAAGGCGGCCGCGCTGAACCTCGGACTGCGGTATTGTCGGCATGACATCATCGTGGTGGCGGACATCGATACCTCTTTCGATCGAGATGCGGTGGAACACCTGTTGCGTCCGCTGGTGCACGATCCGAGCATCGGCGCGGTCGGCGGGAATATTGCCGTCCGAAATCCGCGCGCGTCGCTTCTCACCCGTTTCCAATCGCTCGAATATTTCAGCAATATCTCGCTCGGGCGCCAGTTCACCTCGATGTTCGGAATTCTGGCCATCGTCTCCGGCGCCTTCGGCGCCTACCGGCGCAGAGGGCTAGAGACCGTCGGCGGTTGGGACGTAGGGCCTGGCGACGATAGCAATGTCACCACCAAGATCCGCCGCGCTGGTTGGCGCATTATCTTCGAGCCCCAGGCCTGGGCGCTAACGGACGTGCCGGTGACGGATCGCGCGCTCGACAATCAACGGTTGCGTTGGAACCGCAGCCTAATCCGTAACCGATGGCGCAAATTCCGGTCGGTATTTAATCCTTTTCAGCATAATTTTTCGACGGCCGACATGGTGGCCGCAATCAATCTTCTGTGGTTTCATCTCGTGCTAACGTTTGCCTGGGTCGGCTACATTACCTATCTCGTCCTCAACCATGGAGCCGACGCATTGGTGTTGCTGATCGCACTGCATGCTTTGGTCATTTTTTTCGACTACTTCGAGTTTGCGGTAGCCATGTTGTTCGTGCCGCGCCCCGGCATGTGGCGCTTGCTCGCCTATGTCCCCGGTATGACCTTCTACGTCGCTTATTATATGCGCATTAACCGCCTGCGAGCCTATCTGAGCGAACTCGTCCTGCGCCGCTCATACACTGATCCATTTTATCCATCCAAGGTTCGTGACGCTCAGGATCAGTTTTGA
- a CDS encoding DsbE family thiol:disulfide interchange protein gives MSNSASRALIPLGIFLVLAALLFYGLRLDPRKVPSPLVDKPAPSFTLQSLKDPSQTLTKDILLGKVSLVNVWASWCPSCRQEHGELMRIARENDVQVIGFNWKDTRPEALQMLRQYGDPYALSLYDPDNRSGIDWGVYGAPETFVVDGEGIIRHKRIGPIDRAVWESEILPVVEQYRAK, from the coding sequence ATGAGCAACTCCGCGTCACGCGCACTCATCCCGCTGGGCATCTTCCTCGTCCTGGCCGCCCTGCTTTTTTATGGATTGCGACTGGATCCCCGCAAGGTTCCGTCGCCGCTGGTCGACAAACCGGCACCGTCCTTCACGCTCCAGTCGCTGAAGGATCCGAGCCAGACGCTCACGAAGGACATTCTGCTCGGCAAGGTTTCGCTGGTGAATGTCTGGGCCTCCTGGTGTCCGTCCTGCCGTCAGGAACACGGCGAACTGATGCGTATCGCTCGCGAGAACGACGTGCAGGTGATCGGCTTCAACTGGAAGGACACCCGACCGGAAGCCTTGCAGATGCTTCGTCAGTATGGCGATCCCTATGCGCTCAGCCTCTATGATCCGGACAACCGCTCGGGAATCGACTGGGGCGTCTACGGCGCTCCCGAAACCTTCGTGGTGGATGGCGAGGGGATCATCCGCCACAAGCGAATCGGCCCCATCGATCGCGCCGTCTGGGAGTCCGAAATCCTTCCCGTTGTCGAACAATACCGCGCCAAATAA
- the ccmB gene encoding heme exporter protein CcmB, which yields MLRVFWCILIRDLTLALRRRTDVLTTLFFFVIVVSLFPLGVGTEHQVLRILGPGVVWVAALLASMLALERLFAADYEDGTLEQMLLTAQPLALLVLAKIAAHWLLTGLPLVLIAPLVGMQYHLSETAIGVMMFSLLLGTPILSLIGAIGAALTLGLRGGGILLSLLILPLYIPVLVYGAGAVEVSTIDLADIGPYLSLLGAFLVVALIFAPVASAAALRISIE from the coding sequence ATGCTGCGAGTCTTCTGGTGCATTCTGATACGCGATCTGACGCTCGCCCTGCGCCGACGCACGGACGTGCTGACCACGCTGTTTTTTTTCGTGATCGTGGTGAGCCTCTTTCCGCTCGGTGTCGGCACCGAACATCAGGTACTGCGCATTCTCGGACCCGGAGTGGTCTGGGTGGCGGCTTTGCTGGCCTCGATGCTGGCCCTGGAGCGCCTCTTCGCGGCGGACTACGAGGACGGTACGCTGGAGCAGATGTTGCTGACCGCCCAACCGCTGGCGCTGCTGGTGCTGGCGAAGATCGCCGCCCACTGGCTCCTGACCGGGCTGCCGCTGGTGCTGATCGCCCCGCTGGTCGGCATGCAGTATCACCTGTCGGAGACCGCGATCGGCGTCATGATGTTCTCGCTCCTGCTCGGCACACCGATCCTGAGCCTGATCGGCGCCATCGGCGCGGCCCTAACGCTCGGCCTGCGCGGCGGCGGAATCCTGTTGTCGCTGCTGATTCTGCCGCTTTATATTCCGGTTCTGGTCTATGGCGCGGGTGCGGTGGAGGTCAGTACTATCGACCTGGCGGATATCGGACCTTACCTTTCATTGCTGGGCGCGTTTCTGGTGGTCGCACTGATTTTTGCCCCGGTTGCCTCGGCGGCGGCGTTGCGGATTTCGATCGAATAG
- the ccmI gene encoding c-type cytochrome biogenesis protein CcmI, translated as MMIFWILAAGLIGLALSFILLPLARPETANDAPEQDALNLDVFNQRLRELDADLGAGFLDQDQYAAARRDLERDLLRDVDGDGTASSAGKPTSALGRWGLATILTLAVPSAAVLMYLQLGDLEIAPRLEAAASGQPLPADGAGGQDAPSMEVLVERLEARMKENPANLEGWLMLGRTYFAMDQRDQGLDAISKAYELAPNQTEVMLAYAEALAAASDTKSLEGKPAELIGAALQQEPANANARWLDGMISYQRGQYQTAAVAWQKILDELEPGSEEANNLRQMVDEANSRAGQPETASTPTIGAPATAPAPVADESPSLAQSDPIPASVTATPEPAAGASLAVEVTLDPAIAPQVRPDQTVFVFARAAAGPPMPLAALRLRVKDLPRSVTLDDSLAMNPAMRLSAFPEVIVGARVSRTGQATPQAGDLEGEIGPIQLDGTRQVSVRIDRVRP; from the coding sequence ATGATGATCTTCTGGATACTTGCCGCCGGCCTGATCGGTCTGGCGCTGTCGTTCATCCTTCTGCCGCTCGCGCGCCCGGAGACCGCCAACGACGCGCCGGAGCAGGACGCGCTCAATCTCGATGTCTTCAACCAGCGCCTACGGGAGCTGGACGCCGATCTCGGGGCCGGTTTTCTCGACCAGGATCAGTACGCCGCCGCCCGCCGCGATCTGGAGCGCGATCTCCTGCGCGATGTCGACGGCGATGGCACCGCGTCCTCCGCCGGCAAGCCGACCTCAGCCTTGGGACGCTGGGGACTGGCCACGATCCTGACTCTCGCCGTGCCGTCCGCCGCCGTGCTGATGTATCTGCAACTCGGCGACCTGGAGATTGCCCCCCGCCTGGAGGCCGCCGCCAGCGGACAGCCGCTCCCGGCCGACGGAGCGGGCGGTCAGGACGCGCCTTCCATGGAGGTACTGGTCGAGCGGCTGGAAGCACGCATGAAGGAAAACCCAGCGAATCTCGAAGGCTGGCTGATGCTCGGGCGAACCTATTTCGCCATGGACCAGAGGGACCAGGGACTCGACGCCATCTCCAAAGCCTATGAACTTGCACCGAATCAGACCGAGGTGATGCTCGCCTACGCCGAGGCGCTCGCCGCAGCCAGCGACACCAAGAGTCTGGAGGGAAAGCCGGCCGAACTGATCGGCGCCGCGCTGCAACAGGAGCCCGCCAACGCCAATGCGCGCTGGCTGGACGGGATGATTTCCTACCAGCGCGGTCAGTACCAAACCGCCGCCGTCGCCTGGCAAAAGATCCTCGACGAACTGGAGCCGGGCAGCGAGGAGGCCAACAATCTGCGCCAGATGGTCGATGAAGCCAACAGCCGCGCCGGACAGCCTGAAACAGCGTCGACGCCGACCATTGGCGCGCCAGCGACCGCGCCGGCGCCAGTGGCGGACGAGTCGCCGTCATTGGCGCAGTCCGACCCGATCCCGGCAAGCGTCACCGCCACCCCGGAGCCAGCGGCCGGCGCCAGCCTCGCCGTCGAAGTGACCCTGGATCCCGCCATCGCCCCCCAGGTCAGGCCGGACCAGACGGTGTTCGTCTTCGCGCGCGCCGCCGCCGGTCCGCCCATGCCGCTCGCCGCGCTGCGCCTGCGGGTCAAGGATCTACCCCGTTCGGTCACCCTGGACGACAGCCTCGCGATGAACCCGGCAATGCGTCTCTCGGCCTTCCCCGAGGTCATCGTCGGCGCCCGCGTTTCGCGGACCGGACAGGCCACGCCGCAAGCGGGCGATCTCGAAGGCGAGATCGGACCGATTCAACTGGACGGAACCCGTCAGGTCTCGGTCAGGATCGATCGCGTGCGTCCGTAA